Proteins encoded in a region of the Streptomyces akebiae genome:
- a CDS encoding MerR family transcriptional regulator: MRIGELAAAVGVTPRAVRHYHHLGLLPEPERRANGYRDYTLRHMVVLARIRRLTELGLGLAEVRDVLADDAGRELVEVLGELDEDLARQEDEIRERRGRLRVLMEEARAGRLPAEGPVSPELAALFGKFGHAPHSPMATKDREVFALLETTATPEVRAEMLAGLESMMSVPGAVERAHEAYALLDALADAEPDDPRVAEAARVLAGLIPPEMVPQDTGIDLDNSGDDGGTVSFLRAFYADFAPAQAEAIRRTLRTLREDRP; this comes from the coding sequence ATGCGGATCGGAGAACTCGCCGCGGCCGTCGGTGTCACGCCGCGTGCCGTGCGGCACTACCACCACCTCGGCCTGTTGCCGGAGCCGGAACGGCGGGCCAACGGGTACCGGGACTACACGTTGCGGCACATGGTCGTGCTCGCGCGGATCCGGCGGCTGACGGAGCTGGGGCTCGGGCTGGCCGAGGTACGGGACGTGCTGGCGGACGACGCCGGGCGTGAACTCGTCGAGGTGTTGGGCGAGTTGGACGAGGATCTGGCCCGGCAGGAGGACGAGATCCGGGAGCGACGGGGGCGGTTGCGCGTCCTGATGGAGGAAGCACGTGCCGGGCGGCTGCCTGCCGAGGGGCCCGTTTCACCTGAACTCGCCGCCCTCTTCGGCAAGTTCGGGCACGCGCCGCACTCTCCGATGGCCACCAAGGACCGAGAGGTGTTCGCCCTCCTGGAGACCACCGCGACACCCGAGGTACGGGCGGAGATGCTCGCGGGCCTGGAGAGCATGATGTCGGTTCCGGGCGCGGTGGAGCGGGCGCACGAGGCGTACGCGCTGCTCGACGCCCTCGCCGACGCCGAGCCCGACGATCCCCGGGTGGCGGAGGCCGCCCGCGTCCTGGCCGGCCTCATCCCGCCGGAGATGGTCCCGCAGGACACCGGCATCGATCTCGACAACAGCGGGGACGACGGCGGCACCGTCAGCTTCCTGCGCGCCTTCTACGCCGACTTCGCCCCCGCCCAGGCGGAGGCCATCCGCCGCACGCTCCGGACACTGAGGGAGGACCGCCCGTGA
- a CDS encoding Uma2 family endonuclease — MSAMAHEPLSQEDVLLEGFLALDTPEGFRAELIEGEIVVTPPPDGDHEDYIELIVQQVYRRSRTDMQFSGNKGLKLGKAEGCPRDHVIPDGTFAARTLRLYRGADSWMPCQGVSMVLEVTSTRPKAEREVKRRCYARGGVPLYLLVDRDTSEVTLLSDPREDDYRQHCTVPFGKPLALPEPFAFDLETSDFL, encoded by the coding sequence ATGAGTGCCATGGCCCACGAGCCGCTCTCGCAGGAAGACGTCCTGCTGGAGGGCTTTCTCGCCCTGGACACCCCGGAGGGATTCCGGGCGGAGCTGATCGAGGGGGAGATCGTTGTGACACCGCCGCCGGACGGGGATCACGAGGACTACATCGAGCTGATCGTGCAGCAGGTGTACAGGCGGTCCCGGACCGACATGCAGTTCTCCGGGAACAAAGGGCTGAAGCTGGGGAAGGCGGAAGGGTGCCCGAGGGACCACGTGATCCCGGACGGTACGTTCGCTGCCCGGACTCTGCGGCTCTACCGGGGTGCGGACTCATGGATGCCCTGCCAGGGCGTCTCCATGGTGCTGGAGGTGACCTCCACCAGGCCCAAGGCCGAGCGTGAGGTCAAGCGCCGCTGCTACGCCCGCGGCGGTGTCCCGCTCTATCTGCTCGTCGACCGTGACACCTCCGAGGTGACACTACTCAGCGATCCGCGAGAGGACGACTACCGCCAGCACTGCACCGTCCCCTTCGGCAAGCCGCTTGCCCTCCCCGAGCCGTTCGCCTTCGACCTGGAGACCTCGGACTTCCTCTGA